From the genome of Ictalurus furcatus strain D&B chromosome 4, Billie_1.0, whole genome shotgun sequence, one region includes:
- the snrpa gene encoding U1 small nuclear ribonucleoprotein A, producing MSSQELRLNHTIYINNLNEKIKKDELKKSLYAIFSQFGQILDILVARTVKMRGQAFVIFKEVNSASNALRSMQGFPFYDKPMRIQYAKQDSDIIAKMKGTYVERDRKKEKKKPKTTESGGSKKGAGAAGMAGVPAAMPGMPPMSQAPRMMPMPGQPPYMPPPGMMPPPGMGPGQMPPGAMPPGQMMPGQMPGQMPQQVSENPPNHILFLTNLPEETNELMLSMLFNQFPGFKEVRLVPGRHDIAFVEFDNEVQAGAAREALQGFKITQTNAMKISFAKK from the exons ATGTCTAGTCAGGAGCTGCGCCTAAACCACACCATTTACATCAACAATCTGAATGAGAAAATCAAAAAAGATG AACTGAAGAAGTCGCTTTATGCTATTTTCTCACAGTTTGGCCAGATACTGGATATCCTCGTTGCCCGGACAGTCAAAATGAGGGGTCAGGCCTTTGTAATCTTCAAAGAGGTCAACAGTGCCTCCAACGCTCTGAGATCTATGCAGGGCTTTCCTTTTTATGATAAACCCATG CGCATTCAGTATGCCAAACAAGACTCGGACATTATTGCCAAGATGAAGGGCACGTATGTGGAGCGGGATCgcaagaaggagaagaagaagcctaAAACTACTGAGTCAGGAGGGTCGAAGAAGGGTGCCGGTGCTGCTGGCATGGCTGGAGTTCCTGCTGCTATGCCT GGAATGCCTCCTATGAGTCAAGCTCCTCGTATGATGCCAATGCCAGGTCAGCCTCCGTACATGCCGCCTCCTGGTATGATGCCACCCCCAGGTATGGGCCCTGGCCAGATGCCACCAGGTGCCATGCCTCCAGGTCAGATGATGCCTGGGCAAATGCCAGGACAGATGCCTCAGCAG GTCTCGGAGAACCCGCCTAATCACATCCTGTTCCTCACCAACCTGCCAGAGGAGACCAACGAGCTCATGCTGTCCATGCTGTTTAATCA GTTCCCGGGGTTCAAAGAGGTGCGTCTTGTCCCGGGTCGTCACGACATCGCCTTTGTGGAGTTTGACAATGAAGTGCAGGCCGGTGCAGCCAGGGAAGCGTTACAGGGCTTCAAGATTACACAGACTAACGCAATGAAGATCTCGTTTGCCAAGAAATAA